One genomic segment of Profundibacter amoris includes these proteins:
- a CDS encoding CDP-alcohol phosphatidyltransferase family protein: protein MVNENDRRPLASRDTGWANRLTQILAKTSITPNQISIASMGAALIAGLLFYLAGQTGGGLRIAALLGGGLFCQLRLICNLLDGMVAVEAGKGSPDGAFWNEMPDRVSDILILAGIGYGLDIPTLGWAAAAFSVLTAYVRELGHATGLAVDFCGPMAKPQRMATVTLAAVLASIATLWGYSALVMQIALWIVTVGAAATALRRSTRMVKQLNQPKA from the coding sequence GTGGTGAATGAAAACGACCGCCGCCCGCTGGCCAGCCGCGATACCGGCTGGGCCAACAGGCTGACGCAGATTCTGGCGAAAACTTCCATCACACCGAACCAGATTTCGATTGCCAGCATGGGGGCTGCATTGATTGCCGGCCTGCTGTTCTATCTGGCCGGTCAAACCGGCGGGGGTTTGCGGATTGCGGCCCTGCTGGGGGGCGGGTTGTTCTGCCAGTTGCGGCTGATCTGCAACCTGCTGGACGGCATGGTCGCGGTCGAGGCGGGCAAGGGATCACCGGACGGGGCATTCTGGAACGAAATGCCGGACCGGGTGTCGGATATCCTGATCCTTGCCGGCATCGGTTACGGGCTGGATATACCCACGCTGGGCTGGGCGGCGGCGGCGTTTTCGGTGCTGACGGCCTATGTGCGCGAATTGGGCCATGCCACGGGGCTGGCGGTGGATTTCTGCGGACCAATGGCCAAACCACAGCGGATGGCAACGGTGACTTTGGCCGCCGTTCTGGCCTCGATCGCAACGCTGTGGGGCTATAGCGCATTGGTAATGCAAATCGCGCTGTGGATCGTCACCGTGGGCGCGGCGGCAACCGCTTTGCGCCGCTCGACCCGCATGGTCAAACAGCTAAATCAGCCCAAGGCATAA
- a CDS encoding lysophospholipid acyltransferase family protein — protein MNSILAIAAKITGFSIISFSRFITAVFANWDGVRPSRRRRIYFANHVSNGDFILLWTVLPPPIRKLTRPVAAADYWLTSKLKAFIGRNVFNAVLIDRNRDTRVLDPMEQMLEALDEGNSLIIFPEGQRNTTEQMLPFKPGIFHLAEKRPDVELVPVWIENLNRVLPKGEIIPIPFACSVTFGAPIHLQDGEDKQTFLKRAETCVLNLSPDAGNNHD, from the coding sequence ATGAATAGTATATTAGCAATTGCGGCCAAGATTACCGGCTTCTCGATCATTTCCTTTTCGCGCTTTATCACAGCGGTATTTGCCAATTGGGACGGTGTGCGTCCCAGCCGGCGGCGGCGAATCTATTTTGCCAACCACGTCAGCAACGGCGATTTCATTTTGCTATGGACGGTCCTGCCCCCGCCCATCCGCAAACTGACGCGCCCCGTGGCGGCGGCCGATTATTGGCTGACCTCGAAACTGAAGGCATTTATCGGGCGCAATGTGTTTAACGCGGTGCTGATCGACAGAAACCGTGATACCCGCGTGCTGGACCCGATGGAACAGATGCTGGAAGCACTGGACGAAGGCAATTCGCTTATCATTTTCCCCGAAGGCCAGCGCAACACGACCGAACAGATGCTGCCCTTCAAACCGGGCATCTTCCATCTGGCCGAAAAACGCCCCGATGTGGAACTGGTGCCGGTCTGGATCGAAAACCTGAACCGTGTGTTGCCCAAAGGCGAGATCATCCCCATTCCCTTTGCCTGTAGCGTCACTTTTGGCGCACCGATCCATTTGCAGGATGGCGAAGACAAACAGACCTTCCTGAAACGCGCCGAGACATGCGTATTGAACCTATCTCCTGACGCGGGCAATAATCATGACTGA
- the phoB gene encoding phosphate regulon transcriptional regulator PhoB — MVVDLPTVLVVEDEPAQREILVYNLKAEGFAVREAPDGDEALLQVAEAPPDIILLDWMLPNVSGIEICRRLKTRPETRNIPIIMLSARSEEVDLVRGLETGADDYVSKPYSVVELMARVRNQLRRTRAASLGGELRFEDIVLDGETHRVTRAGQGIKLGPTEFRLLSTLMEKPGRVLSRSQLLDRVWGRDIYVDTRTVDVHVGRLRKALCQHGGDDPVRTVRGAGYALG; from the coding sequence ATGGTTGTGGATTTGCCCACGGTTCTGGTGGTCGAGGATGAACCGGCACAGCGCGAAATCCTTGTCTATAACCTGAAGGCCGAAGGCTTTGCCGTGCGCGAGGCACCGGACGGCGACGAAGCCCTGTTGCAAGTGGCCGAGGCCCCGCCCGACATCATTCTGCTGGACTGGATGTTGCCCAATGTTTCGGGCATAGAAATCTGCCGCCGTCTGAAAACCCGCCCCGAAACCCGCAACATCCCGATCATCATGCTGTCGGCCAGATCGGAAGAGGTCGATCTGGTGCGCGGGCTGGAAACGGGCGCGGATGATTACGTTTCCAAACCCTATTCGGTGGTCGAACTGATGGCGCGGGTGCGCAACCAGTTGCGGCGCACAAGGGCGGCGTCCCTTGGCGGGGAATTGCGCTTCGAGGATATCGTGCTGGATGGCGAAACCCATCGGGTGACGCGCGCGGGGCAGGGGATCAAGCTGGGTCCGACCGAATTCCGCCTGTTGTCCACATTGATGGAAAAGCCGGGCCGTGTGCTGTCGCGCTCGCAATTGCTGGACCGTGTTTGGGGCCGCGATATCTACGTTGATACCCGCACGGTCGACGTGCATGTGGGCCGTCTGCGTAAGGCGCTGTGCCAGCATGGCGGCGATGATCCTGTGCGCACGGTGCGCGGGGCGGGTTATGCCTTGGGCTGA
- a CDS encoding phosphatidate cytidylyltransferase, giving the protein MTEYQTNLLTLFGGLAVVLIIASTIGYMLARRQTGSEPNPVIENLNARINAWWVMIGVIGLAFIWGRPGVVILFGLLSFAALREFVSLTNTRRADHLVLAMVFYVVLPLQFYFIWIDWYGMFSIFIPVYAYLFMPILAVLRGETKNFLIRIAEVQWALMITVYCVSHVPALLSLDIPGYEGQNILLIAFLVLVVQSSDVLQYIWGKLAGKRKIAPKLSPSKTVEGFVGGVLSATLVGASLWWMTPFNFWQAGLLAFIIALLGFFGGLVMSAIKRDRGVKDWGQMIAGHGGFIDRLDSVIFSAPIFFHIVRYFWTV; this is encoded by the coding sequence ATGACTGAATACCAAACAAATTTGCTGACGCTGTTTGGCGGGCTGGCCGTCGTCCTGATCATCGCCTCGACCATCGGCTATATGCTGGCACGCAGGCAAACCGGTTCCGAACCCAATCCGGTGATCGAAAATCTGAACGCGCGGATCAATGCGTGGTGGGTGATGATCGGCGTGATCGGGCTGGCATTTATCTGGGGCCGCCCCGGTGTGGTGATCCTGTTTGGCCTGTTGTCCTTTGCCGCCCTGCGCGAATTCGTATCCCTGACCAACACGCGGCGCGCCGACCATCTGGTTCTGGCGATGGTGTTCTACGTCGTCTTGCCACTTCAGTTCTATTTCATCTGGATAGACTGGTACGGGATGTTTTCGATTTTCATCCCCGTTTACGCCTATTTGTTCATGCCGATCCTCGCGGTGCTGCGGGGCGAGACAAAGAATTTCCTGATCCGCATTGCCGAGGTCCAATGGGCCTTGATGATCACGGTCTATTGCGTGTCGCATGTCCCTGCCCTGCTCAGTCTGGATATTCCGGGCTACGAGGGGCAAAACATCCTGCTGATCGCCTTTCTGGTGCTGGTGGTGCAGTCCAGCGATGTGTTGCAATACATCTGGGGCAAACTGGCGGGCAAACGCAAGATCGCGCCCAAATTGTCGCCCTCGAAAACTGTCGAAGGCTTCGTTGGCGGGGTTCTTAGTGCCACACTGGTCGGGGCCAGCCTGTGGTGGATGACGCCGTTCAATTTCTGGCAAGCGGGCCTGCTGGCCTTTATCATTGCGCTGCTGGGGTTCTTTGGCGGGCTGGTGATGTCGGCGATCAAGCGCGATCGCGGGGTCAAGGACTGGGGCCAGATGATTGCGGGGCATGGCGGGTTTATTGACCGGCTGGATTCGGTGATCTTCTCGGCGCCGATCTTTTTCCATATCGTGCGTTATTTCTGGACCGTCTGA